A genomic stretch from Malus domestica chromosome 15, GDT2T_hap1 includes:
- the LOC139191768 gene encoding uncharacterized protein, with protein sequence MTNLAKLDFVALDINGKNYLTWVVKAKIHLEAWNLGETIKEENSASSQDRAKAMIFIYRHLDEGLKSEISPQIKLCGETIIEEDMLEKTFSTFHASNMLMQQQYREQGFTEYN encoded by the exons atgacgaacttagcaaagcttgattttgttgccctAGATATTAATGGGAAGAACTACCTTACCTGGGTAGTAAAggccaagatccatctggaggCATGGAATCTTGGAGAAACCATCAAGGAGGAGAACAGTgcatcctctcaagatcgggcGAAGGCCATGATCTTTATCTATCGCCACCTTGATGAAGGACTGAAGagcga AATTAGCCCCCAGATAAAGCTTTGTGGGGAAACCATCATTGAGGAAGATatgctggaaaagactttcagcaccTTTCATGCTTCCAACATGCTCATGCAGCAGCAGTATAGAGAGCAGGGCTTTACCGAGTACAACTAG
- the LOC103401131 gene encoding probable methyltransferase TCM_000336, with translation MHHVNLPLKYKKQGPPSSKAAESQLQQASMGVENVFHMTGGVGRTSYARNSSLQKKASDMVKNITLEAIQELYLTTTPKSLGVADLGCSSGPNTLSIIKEIIEAVEGFSIKTFQPSPEFRVHLNDLPSNDFNSIFKALPDFSKDLSDERSNGKSPSIYIGAYPGSFYGRLFPNNTLHFVYSSYSLHWLSRVPPKIYCREGKSTNKGSVYISESSPVGVSQAYLKQFQEDFSLFLKSRSEELTAGGRMVLILLGRSGPDHVDRGNCFLWQLLSQSIAILVSEGEVEEEKLDSYDVHFYAPSRDEIEHEVRKEGSFELDRFEMFWLDQRHGKNDESYGTSIAMTVRAIQESMIGQHFGEGILDSIFENFGRLVDEEAAKEEIKPITFGIVLRKL, from the exons ATGCATCATGTGAATTTGCCTTTAAAGTATAAGAAGCAAGGTCCACCAAGTTCAAAGGCAGCAGAGAGCCAGCTGCAACAAGCTAGCATGGGTGTAGAGAATGTCTTCCACATGACTGGAGGAGTTGGCCGTACTAGCTATGCCAGAAATTCTTCACTCCAG AAGAAGGCATCTGATATGGTAAAGAACATAACTTTAGAGGCAATACAAGAACTTTACCTCACAACAACTCCAAAAAGCTTAGGCGTAGCTGATTTGGGCTGTTCATCCGGACCCAACACCTTATCAATCATCAAAGAAATCATTGAAGCAGTTGAAGGCTTCAGTATAAAAACATTTCAACCATCACCAGAGTTCAGAGTTCACCTCAATGATCTTCCCTCCAATGACTTCAACTCAATCTTCAAGGCCTTGCCAGACTTCTCCAAAGACCTCAGCGACGAAAGAAGCAATGGGAAATCTCCCTCTATTTATATAGGAGCCTACCCTGGCTCATTTTATGGAAGACTTTTTCCCAACAATACATTGCACTTTGTCTACTCATCCTACAGTTTGCACTGGCTATCTAGG GTTCCTCCAAAAATTTACTGCAGAGAGGGGAAGTCCACAAACAAAGGAAGTGTTTACATTTCTGAATCAAGCCCTGTTGGAGTTTCTCAAGCTTACCTGAAGCAATTTCAAGAGGACTTCAGTTTGTTCCTTAAGTCAAGGTCTGAAGAGCTGACTGCAGGAGGAAGAATGGTGCTGATCTTGTTGGGAAGGAGTGGCCCAGATCACGTTGATAGAGGCAATTGTTTCCTCTGGCAGCTTCTTTCTCAGTCCATTGCCATTTTGGTTTCCGAG GGTGAAGTTGAGGAGGAAAAGCTTGACTCATATGATGTGCATTTCTATGCTCCATCGAGAGATGAAATAGAACATGAAGTGAGGAAGGAGGGTTCTTTTGAATTGGACAGGTTTGAGATGTTTTGGCTGGATCAGAGGCATGGCAAGAACGATGAGAGCTATGGAACTAGTATTGCAATGACTGTGAGGGCTATTCAAGAATCAATGATTGGGCAGCATTTTGGAGAAGGAATCTTGGACagtatatttgaaaattttgggaGATTGGTGGATGAAGAAGCGGCTAAAGAAGAGATTAAGCCCATCACTTTTGGGATTGTACTTAGAAAATTATAA